In one window of Streptomyces sp. NBC_01224 DNA:
- a CDS encoding DUF4240 domain-containing protein has product MVGFAEHLFWALYRLDRKEYGEGLTGDAFLYARAAVVGAGCEECEKVLRDPARFVPFVNNLVWAEALLYVPDNAYERLTGDEWDRNTRYSHESYSNAAAWTNA; this is encoded by the coding sequence GTGGTCGGCTTCGCCGAGCACCTCTTCTGGGCTCTGTACAGGTTGGATCGCAAGGAGTACGGCGAGGGACTGACGGGTGATGCGTTCCTGTATGCCCGGGCTGCGGTCGTCGGAGCCGGCTGTGAGGAGTGCGAGAAAGTACTTCGAGACCCAGCGCGGTTCGTGCCGTTCGTCAACAACCTCGTCTGGGCTGAGGCTCTGCTCTACGTACCCGACAACGCATACGAGCGCCTCACCGGCGATGAATGGGACCGCAACACCCGATACAGCCACGAGTCGTACTCCAACGCGGCCGCGTGGACCAACGCATAG